From a single Stomoxys calcitrans chromosome 4, idStoCalc2.1, whole genome shotgun sequence genomic region:
- the LOC106089772 gene encoding juvenile hormone acid O-methyltransferase-like yields MHSPLEYRKAHQAQREDASQLIEECLPKLKWRFDGHDTLIDVGSSSGDILFDFIYPIMPKNFTRVVCTDVNPKMVKYAKEIYGTYAKTEFRTLNIECQEGVGEQFKGRFDHVTSFYALHWTKDLRKAFRNIYELLRNENGDCLLLFLINWSKVYGFYDILRNSVKWSQYINNLERLTAPLHYSKDPRQDLMDILNDLGFSKYDIEIKDRIVHYDSEEIFRDNMVAISPFITNVPLELQEQFGHDLVEAAASLGCRDEEDGSFRISYKVAVVLAIK; encoded by the exons ATGCATTCTCCGCTAGAATATCGCAAAGCCCATCAGGCACAGCGTGAAGATGCTTCACAATTGATTGAGGAATGTTTGCCAAAACTCAAATGGCGTTTCGATGGTCACGACACATTAATCGATGTGGGCTCCAGCTCTGGTGATATTCTCTTCGATTTTATCTATCCAATAATGCCTAAAAATTTTACTCGCGTTGTTTGCACGGATGTGAATCCCAAAATGGTGAAATATGCCAAAGAAATCTATGGCACATATGCCAAAACCGAGTTTAGGACTTTGAATATTGAATGCCAAGAGGGAGTGGGTGAGCAGTTTAAGGGACGATTTGATCATGTCACATCGTTTTATGCACTACACTGGACAAAAGATCTAAG GAAAGCTTTTCGGAATATCTACGAATTACTGCGCAACGAGAATGGTGATTGTCTACTCCTTTTCTTAATCAATTGGAGTAAAGTCTATGGTTTTTATGACATTCTTAGAAATTCCGTTAAATGGTCTCAATACATAAACAACTTGGAACGGCTGACAGCTCCTCTACATTACTCAAAAGATCCTAGACAAGATTTAATGGACATTTTAAATGATTTAGGCTTTTCCAAATACGACATTGAAATAAAAGATAGAATTGTCCATTATGACAGTGAGGAGATATTTAGAG ACAATATGGTGGCCATAAGTCCATTCATTACCAATGTTCCTTTGGAATTGCAAGAACAATTTGGTCATGATTTAGTTGAAGCAGCCGCTTCTTTAGGCTGCCGCGACGAGGAGGATGGCAGTTTTCGCATATCATACAAAGTTGCTGTGGTACTGGCaatcaaataa